From the Cloeon dipterum chromosome 4, ieCloDipt1.1, whole genome shotgun sequence genome, the window GCCTCCAAAATTTTCGCCACAGGAATGGATGAAAACCTTAAATAACATCAGAGAAATGAGGAAACTAGAAAAAGCTCCTGTTGACAGCATGGGATGTGACCAATGTCAGGACAGTGATCAACCTGCAGAGGTAATATCTTTTTCCACGTGACGGAACAATGTCAATTTTCTCTAGACGCGTATTGACCTTTATCCGTAAAACAcagaaagggaaaaattccTTAATAGCCCCTCAACTTaacttcttgtttttttttcaaattgtaattaacaaattttttctcttagTGTTGATTCCCattctcaattaatttgtcatttttgcgGTGGACAGATTCAAAGATACCAAGTTTTGCTGTCTCTGATGCTGTCTAGTCAAACCAAAGACCAAGTCACTCATGCTGCAATGACAAAATTGAGAGCTCATGGTTGCACCATTGAAAACATTCTCTCCACAAATGATACTCTGCTTGGAGAGTTAATTTACCCTGTCAGCTTTTGGAAGGTAATCAACGCTATTGAAATCTTATTCGTgcgcttaaaaatttcatcctctCACAGACTAAAGTGCGACACATCAAAGCAACTACTAGTGTGCTGGCTGACAAGTATAAAGGAGACATTCCTCAATCAGTGGACGAACTGTGCTCTCTGCCAGGCGTTGGCCCAAAGATGGCACATCTGTGCATGAACATAGCATGGGGCATCGTTACGggaattggtaaaaatttatatgtgTATTAAACAGAGTTGTAAAAAGATGAATAATGTGCAGGTGTAGATACACATGTCCACCGTATCTCCAACCGACTTGGTTGGGTCAATAG encodes:
- the Nthl1 gene encoding endonuclease III-like protein 1; this translates as MPPKFSPQEWMKTLNNIREMRKLEKAPVDSMGCDQCQDSDQPAEIQRYQVLLSLMLSSQTKDQVTHAAMTKLRAHGCTIENILSTNDTLLGELIYPVSFWKTKVRHIKATTSVLADKYKGDIPQSVDELCSLPGVGPKMAHLCMNIAWGIVTGIGVDTHVHRISNRLGWVNSKQPEDTRKQLEDWLPKDLWDEVNHLLVGFGQTICRPVNPRCAECLNKDTCPAAFKEVKKSPAKKSPAKKKEEGIMSKPKVLKLEEPQTSKYFNKEEPEHEDKNQKKISKLKKTIKKESQNIETEASGGRVTRSRAFKK